The nucleotide window CAGAACCGGATCACGCAGGCTCAGCTTGAGAAGCTGGCCGACAAGGTGAAGGCCCAGCGGGACGCCTACCTGCGTTTCGAGGGCGCCGAGCAGGAGGCCCTCCAAGACGGCCTGGCAGAGCGCGCGGCCGTGTTCCGCGAAGCCAAGCTCAAGGCGAAGGCGGCCTACCTGGCTCTCGACGCCGACCTGAAGAAGTCGCTCGAAGCCAAGAACGCCCAGGACAAGGCGGACCAGCGGGCGGCCATCGAGCACTGATCCCCCCGTCCCGCCGGGTCAGCCTTGCCGGGCGGCTTATGCTCCCGCCCGGCTCCCCCCGTCCCCCATCCGATGGGCCTTCGCCATCGTGCCATCTTTGCATCTTCACTGTCTTTCAGCGCCGGGCGTGACGCGTCCCATGCGCAACCGGACCGCCCCCGCTGCCGTTCCATCCGCTCGGGAGCCCGATCCCGGCCTGCGGACGCAACAATGGGGCGATGGTGATCCATTTGCCCAGGAACGACGCAATTGTACAATTTTAGGAATGTTTCGTCCGTCGCAATCCCTGCGTCAGTGGCGAGCTCTGGCTGGCAGCGGTGCTGCGCCGCATCGATCCAGACGATTCCGGGAGGATTTTGCGTCCTCATGGCGCTGCGAACGATTTCCCTTGCGTCCCTGTGGCAGGCTGCTAATAGTTCGGAAAAACATGTTTGTTTGCGGGGCACTGCCCTGCCATTAGTGAGGAGGGGAGGTTATTTTTCGCCCTGTTTGTGATCCAGGTCACATTTCCCGGGGGGCCCTTGAGCTAAGGTGTACACCAGTCGCAACCGCCCGGAGACAGGCCCGGGCAAGCCCAGAGGAGGACGCCGCATGAGCAATTCGCCGCCTAAGCATTCAGGGAAAACAAACTGGTTCGCCGTGGCCATGGTGCTGGCGGCGGTCATCGTGCTGGGCGCGGGCGGAGCCTACACCATGCAGGCCACGGATACGGCCGCGTTCTGCTCCAGTTGCCACACCATGAGCGAGGAGACCTGGACCTACCAGAACTCCGGGCATGTGAAGGTCACCTGCAACGACTGCCACGCCCCCAACAACCTGGCCGCCAAGATCCCCTTCAAAGCCGCCGCCGGGGCCAGCGACGCCTGGAGCACGGTGACCAAGAATATTCCGGACGTGATCCACGCCAACAAGCTCCACAAGGACGTCATCCAGGCCAACTGCCTGCGCTGCCACTCGGCCACCGTCTCCACCGTGGCCATGGACTCCAAGCCCTACTGCGTGGACTGCCACCGTTCCGTACCGCACAAGTCCCGCTCCCCCATATCCACAAGGAAGGTCGCCGATGGCTAAGAACAAGCTTTTGCTGGCGTTGCTCGCTGCTGCGGGCCTGAGCGTGATCCTGGTCGGCTGCGGCCAGCAGGCCGAGGCCCCCAAGCCTCCCGTATACAAGACCGGGCTCAAGAGCGAGGAGACCTCCAACAAGGCCTTCGAGAAGCTCTTCCCGGCCCAGTGGCTCACCTACCAGCGCAACAACCAGGACGACCTCAAGCAGCTCACCGACTACGGCGGCCCCGTTCCCTGGGACAAGAACGACACCGTGCACCAGCCCCCCAAGGGCAACCCCAAGGCGGGCCAGCCCTACCTGAAGAACCTCTGGCTGGGCTACCCCTTCAGCTTCGAGTACAAAAAGGCGCGCGGGCACACCTACGCCATACAGGACATCGAGAACACCGACCGCATCAACCGCTACTCCGAACAGGCGGGCCTGCCCACAACCTGCTGGAACTGCAAGACCAACAAGATGGCCGGGTGGGTGCAGGAATACGGCGACAAGGTCTGGACCATGGAGTTCAACTCCTTCCGCCAGAAGCAGGACATGAAGGACAACACCATCGGCTGCCCTTACTGTCACGACCCGGCGGACATGAAGCTGCGTATCTCCTCCATTCCGCTCAAGGAAGCTTTCAAGAAGCTGGGCGTGGATCTGACCAAGGCCACCCGAAACGAGATGCGGTCCTACGTGTGCGCCCAGTGCCACGTGGAGTACTACTTCCAGGAGGCCAAGTTCGGCGCGGCCAAGATGCCCGTGTTCCCCTGGACCAGCGGCGCCACGCAGGACAAGCCCTTCGCCGGCGTGGACCCCGAGAACATGTACGAGTACTACAAGGATCACGGCATCGTGGAGGACAAGGGCATGGAAGGCTGGTTCGCCGACTGGGTGCACCCCGTCTCCAAGACGCCCATGCTCAAAGCCCAGCACCCCGAGTTCGAGAACTTCATCAACGGCCCCCACGGGGCGGCCGGAGTGGCCTGCGCGGACTGCCACATGGCCTACACCCGCAACGTGGACCCCGATAAGAAGAAGATCAGCAACCACCAGTGGACCTCGCCGCTGCTCAACATCGATGGCACCTGCAAGCAGTGCCACCAGGACAAGACCGCCGAATACCTCAAGAGCCGCGTGCTCTTCGCCCAGAGCAGGGTGCACGACCAGCTGAACAAGGCCGCCGAATACGTGATCCGCGCCCACGAGGCCGTGCGCCAGGCCAACGAGTATAAGGGCGAGAAGAACCCCAACGCCGAGGCCCTGATGATCCAGGCCAAGGAGAACCTGCGCCACGCCCAGTGGATGTGGGACATCATCTCCGCCGAGAACTCCATGGGCGCGCACAACCCCGTGAAGTCGCTGGACACCCTGGCCCGCTCCCAGGAGTACGCCCGCCGCAGCGCGGATCTCTCCCAGCAGGCCACTAACTACGGCATCAGCAAGACCCTGGAAGGCGACGTCAAGACCCTGGTTCCGCCCATCCTGGAGTGGAGCCGCAAGATGCAGATGGACCCGGAAAATTTGAAGAAATACACCTGGACCACCTACCTCAAGGCGCTGCCCAAGGCCGATCAGGTCTGGGACGGCGACAAGAAGCTCACCGCCAACTAGCCCAAGAGTCAGCCTGAACCCGAGGCCCCCCGCGCAAGCGGGGGGCTTTTTTACGACTCTTCAGGTCGACAACCAGGCGCAAAAAAGTCATAGTCAATGGGAAGTTCCAGCGCCCCCGCCCCCCGAGGAGGCCGCGGCCGCGCAACGCATACGACGGGAGCAGGCTCACGGATGGAAAACAACGCGCACTCAATCCGCCTCTGGCTGGGATGCCTGATAGGCTCGGCGCTGCTCACGCTCTACGGCGGGCACGTCTGACCTTTCATGGAGTCTCTGCCCCCCGTGGAGCTGGGGGCGATCATCTTCGGGGCTTTCGCCGCGACGCTGTGCCTGCGCGGCCCGCTGCTCAGGCTGCTGGTGGACCCGCGCCACATCTTCGTCCAGGTCGGCTGGCAGTTCTGGGTGGACTTCGGCCTGGGACTGGCGGCGGGGCTCATGGCCATGGCCTTCAACACACTGGTCAAGGGTTTCCCGGTCTTCAGCGGGGTCAAGCTCTTCCTGGGCATGACGGCCGTGGCTTTCTTCCTTTCCATGGACGCGGCCCTGGGACGTCAGCGGGACATCATCGCCACGGCCTGCCGCAAGAGCTGGCACAAGCCTCCGGCGCGGGTGCGGCCCCTGGCCCGCAAGCTGGCCGTGGTGGCAACGGGCTCCACCCTGTTGGTGGCCGCGCTGCTCACCCTGATACTGAACAACGCCGTTGACTGGCTGGCCACGCACGCCGGCGGGGCCCAGGCCCTGGCCGTGGCCAAGCGCTCCGTCATGGTGGAGGTGGTCTTCGTGACCGCGGTGCTGGTGGGCGGGGTCATCGGGTTGATCCTGCGCTATTCCGAGAATCTGCGCAGGCTCCTGCAGGAGCAGACCGCGGTGCTGGACTCCGTGAGCCAGGGCCTGCTGGACCGCTTCATCCCCGTGGCCACGGCCGACGAGTTCGGGGTGATCGCGGCGCGCACCAACTCCATGATCGAGAGCCTGCGCCACCGCGTGAGCCTGATGAACGCCCTGGACCAGGCCCAGGCCGTGCAGCGGAGCCTGCTGCCGGGCAAGCTCCCCGTCCGGCCGGGGCTGGATATCGCCGCCGCGGCCGTCTATTCCGGCCAGACCGGGGGCGACTACTACGACTTCCTGGAGTTGGCGGGCGACAGCCTGTCCGTGGTGGTGGCGGACGTCTCCGGCCACGGCATGGACTCGGCCCTGCTCATGGCCTCGGCCCGTGGCTTTCTGCGCCAGGCAGCGCTGTGCCTCTCCGACACGTCGCGCATCGTGACCACCCTCAACCGCCATCTGGCGCGGGATGTGGCCGGGTCGGGCCACTTCATCACCATGTTCATGCTCGTGCTGGACCCGGCGCGCAAGACCCTGGAGTGGGTGAGGGCTGGGCACGATCCGGCTATCGTCTACGACC belongs to Fundidesulfovibrio soli and includes:
- a CDS encoding PP2C family protein-serine/threonine phosphatase encodes the protein MESLPPVELGAIIFGAFAATLCLRGPLLRLLVDPRHIFVQVGWQFWVDFGLGLAAGLMAMAFNTLVKGFPVFSGVKLFLGMTAVAFFLSMDAALGRQRDIIATACRKSWHKPPARVRPLARKLAVVATGSTLLVAALLTLILNNAVDWLATHAGGAQALAVAKRSVMVEVVFVTAVLVGGVIGLILRYSENLRRLLQEQTAVLDSVSQGLLDRFIPVATADEFGVIAARTNSMIESLRHRVSLMNALDQAQAVQRSLLPGKLPVRPGLDIAAAAVYSGQTGGDYYDFLELAGDSLSVVVADVSGHGMDSALLMASARGFLRQAALCLSDTSRIVTTLNRHLARDVAGSGHFITMFMLVLDPARKTLEWVRAGHDPAIVYDPATDVFSELKGRGLPLAVDPESAYLPERMTGWPTGSVLVLGTDGLWEAFGPDGSMYGKDRLRAVIRANAALPAQAIMEAIAEDWRRFLDGAPQEDDVTLVVIRFEG
- a CDS encoding ammonia-forming cytochrome c nitrite reductase subunit c552; the protein is MAKNKLLLALLAAAGLSVILVGCGQQAEAPKPPVYKTGLKSEETSNKAFEKLFPAQWLTYQRNNQDDLKQLTDYGGPVPWDKNDTVHQPPKGNPKAGQPYLKNLWLGYPFSFEYKKARGHTYAIQDIENTDRINRYSEQAGLPTTCWNCKTNKMAGWVQEYGDKVWTMEFNSFRQKQDMKDNTIGCPYCHDPADMKLRISSIPLKEAFKKLGVDLTKATRNEMRSYVCAQCHVEYYFQEAKFGAAKMPVFPWTSGATQDKPFAGVDPENMYEYYKDHGIVEDKGMEGWFADWVHPVSKTPMLKAQHPEFENFINGPHGAAGVACADCHMAYTRNVDPDKKKISNHQWTSPLLNIDGTCKQCHQDKTAEYLKSRVLFAQSRVHDQLNKAAEYVIRAHEAVRQANEYKGEKNPNAEALMIQAKENLRHAQWMWDIISAENSMGAHNPVKSLDTLARSQEYARRSADLSQQATNYGISKTLEGDVKTLVPPILEWSRKMQMDPENLKKYTWTTYLKALPKADQVWDGDKKLTAN
- a CDS encoding cytochrome c3 family protein, translated to MSNSPPKHSGKTNWFAVAMVLAAVIVLGAGGAYTMQATDTAAFCSSCHTMSEETWTYQNSGHVKVTCNDCHAPNNLAAKIPFKAAAGASDAWSTVTKNIPDVIHANKLHKDVIQANCLRCHSATVSTVAMDSKPYCVDCHRSVPHKSRSPISTRKVADG